The nucleotide sequence GGTGGGTCTATCACCAGGACCACCAGATGCAACCCCTGATGCACCACCCCGACGCTGAGGACGGCCACGCCGGACACGGTGATCGACATGTCCTACTCCGTCACCACTAGCTATGTCATCCTGAATCATCTCATCCAGCCATCGCCATTTCCAGTCTATAGCCCGGGTACCAAGGCGTCGTCGCCTCTCCACGCGCCTGTTATCAGGCACATCCGGCATCAGAAACCTAGAAGGCGCCTGTGACGAACCTCTCTGAACAACATCCTGACTGATCTTCTCCGGCCTAGGATAGGCAATTAAGGAATCCGGCGACAGAAACCTATGGGCCACTCTGTACCACCATCTCAGAAACTCTGCCGACGGCCTGGGATCAGGCACCCGGGGGATACTCAGAACAGAATCAACCCTGTTCTACTAACTAAGGTGCCATATCTGATAGTAGTTCGGGAACCATCTGTCTCCATCCCTCCCATCCTTGGCATGGAGCCAATCTATATTCGAGGCCGGATCAGACTCGTGCTGAACGCCACCCAGCTGTGGCAGCACCCTATCCACCTGGTGCCACTCAATGACGGCGAAGTATATCAAGCAAGTACATGCGCGCCATAACCGACTGTGCTCCTCTATGGGAATCTCTGGATGAACAACGGCCATCACGTCGAGCGAAGCATAAGGCTCCCAAACAAACTACAAACGTTGACAGAACACTCCGTTAGTCCATTAACTAATAAATATATAGTTAATTACTAGATAAAAATGGAAACAAAATGAATAAACTTACATCTCGATCACCTAAGCGGTCCAACAAAAGGCGACACTGGATAACTCTCTCCTTGCGGTCGGATGTCGGTAAGTAGGTGGCCCACCTGAACGAATACAATGTTATACACATGTATAAATTGCTAATGACCTAGTTAATAGGTAgaaccataataaaaaaaaattacagttTAAGTCTAACTGTGCAGATATGTATACCTAGAAAGCAGCATCATAATATAAGCTCGTGCATATTTGCATACGGTGTCTTCTGTAGCATCATTCGACAGCACCCTGAACCTCTCATGAAACCAGGTGAAGTGGACTGTATACTGCTTTACCTTATTCTATGATGGAAGCTCGCCAAACAGTTCTTGAAACCACTCCCACGCCGGTTTGCCTTCTTCCATAAGCTTCTCAAAATCTGTAAGGCACCCGGATACAAGTAAACCATCCACGGGCAGCCCCAGCTGGTATGCTACATCCTGCAGCGTGATAGTGCACTCTCCAAAAGGCATATGAAAGGTATGCGTCTCAGGACGCCACCTCTCAATGAAAGCGCTGACTAAGGACTCGTCCAACCAGAACCACCTCGCGTTGAGCCTCACCAGGTGGTACAAGCCAGCCCTCTCCAGATAGGGTATGATCCTGTCATGCAGAGGCATGTTCTGCTACCTTCGGACATTATAAATACACCTAGTCGGCTGGAGCATGTGACAGAAGAaaccaaacaaataaaaaattcaacACTAATTTAAAGTAATCTaacacaaaaaatataatattaaagttTAAACAGGTAACATACAGTTCCTATTTTCTAATCCCAAAATTCAATAAAACCTGCATAAATGATTcaagattttaatttaaattaattatatactaaattttataattttaaaataataatttaaatctaAATTTAAATACCTAAATCACAAGCCTTggaaaaatattatatgaaatacATTAACTAAAAATAACCAAACTAACATCTTCGTTTATGCTGTCAGCAACGTGCGCAACGCTATTGAGCCTGTAAAGACTGCGTTCTTCCGTCATAATCCCGACCTGAACAAGCTCAACCACCCacacttttctctctctctctctaaaaataaaCCGCAACACTCCTATCGCTGATTATGTTAATTTTGGCCTAGAACATAAACTGCGATACTGTGACAATTTATGTATATTTGTAAGATTTACGTGTATTTATAAACTGCGGATTCCCTTTTACATAGTTTATGCAAATATCCGTTTTACAAATTGTGTATTATTAGTTTATGCAAATATCTGTTACTGCGGATTCCCTTTTACATAGTTTATGCAAATATCCGTTTTACAAATTGTATATTATTAGTTTATGCAAATATCTGTTTTACAAATTGTGTATACAAATTGTGTATATTAGTAATGCCTTTTACATAGTTTATGCAAATATCCGTTTTACAAATTGTgtatctataccaatatataatgggGATATGGAGGTTTGGTATCCAAATCTTTCTTCCTGTTTTGCCCCTGTTCCTTTTTTTAAACCAAAATGAGTTGTCTTAAAAACTGAACTATTTCTAATAGATGAAACTGACACCACGTACTCAAAAGACATAATATTTtggaattaaatttattaaatgtatttttatctataataattattcatgaaaattattaaaaattattaaaaaataaataattaatataaataacatTATACTACAAATAAATtacatcaacaaaaaattaattatttgtgattttttatttataattttttaataagtaCTTTTTATACATAATAATTCATAATACAATAGTATATAAGTGATCAATATATATCATTATAGTTCAATAActgataattaataaaatatatttattttattaatagttATTTCAATGGGACAACAGTATTTAAAGTATCGAAATAATTAAATCTACAACACATGGTTTACATATTTTCTATGTCCaacatttattttttaaacaaaatttacAGATAAAAGTGTActcattaattaaatttataccaatatatatatacaatatacAATATATAATGGACTATACCAACGTATAATACCAACGTATAATTCTCTACCAATATATAATGGGGATATGGAAGTTTGGTATCCAAATCTTTCTTCCTATTTTGCCCCTGTTTCTTTTTTAAACTAAAATGAGTTGACTCATGACAAACCTGTCAAACTGAACTACTTCTAATAGATGAAACTGACACCACGTACTCAAAagacaaaaaattttgaaattaacataaataaataaataaataaactacgtcgaaaaaaaataaataatttatgattttttatttataattttttaataagtaCTTTTTATACATATTGGCTCCATAATACAATAGTATATAAGTGATCAATATATATCATTATAGTTCAATAActgataattaataaaatatatttattttattaatagttATTTCAATGGGACAACAGTATTTAAAGTATCGAAATAATTAAATCTACAACACATGGTTTACATATTTTCTATGTCCAACATTTATTTTACAGATAAAAGTGTACTAACGTATAATGGGAATAAAAAAATTTGGAATATAAATTTATACCGATATACATATACAATATACAATATATAATGGACTATACTAACGTATAATGGGaataaaaaaatttggtacacAATTTTTTCTTACTATTTTATCCctgcttatttttttatttagacaCTGGATTCAATATATAAAAAACTGTTACTACGTCCTCcatatttcttattttttatcaAGGAAAGAATTTACTCCACGATAGAATGTCAAACTGATTCCATCAAACCCACGATATATTTAAAAACTGTAAAAAACTGCTACTACTACGTACTCGCTTTAAAAACTAACTCACTTTTAACTCTTAAGAGACTCTTTTCCTTTCAATCGTGCTCTCACAAACGTTTTTCCTCTGCATATTATTCCTATCTTTCTGACAAATAAAAATGGAAACTTCACGAAATCCACAGCCACGTCAACGTCGACCCAGTTGGACAGATTATGCTAGGCGAAGAAGACAGAACATGACCGAGGAACAGAGACAACAATACCTGGCTAGAAGACGTGCAAGTTATCGGGAGATGATTCGACAAGGAAAACAAGTTGCCATATCAACTGATACAACTTCAATGCCCAACACTGGTGGAGGTGCCCGATTAACTACAAATATAGGGGTAGCCAGATTGACTACAATTAGACAAATGGCCAGAGCTACCACTTATCATCAATCTGTTACGGGTAACACGATAACatcatataaatttttttgttaaattgaATTCTttcttaataattatattttactttttaaaaatgcAGGAATGGAAGCGCATGGCAATAGAACTGCCACAGGTacagaaataaaaataacataattggttgctattttatcattaatattttgtaaaaaaattaattaaattaatattacTATACATAGTTTACCATCCAAGCAGTATCTTTCTTAATCAAACAATATATTAATGGTATATGAAGTTAAAAGTtaacattctaaattttttaGACATCATTCatctataaaattttttttaatggtcATAATGGTCAGTAACTAATAATAATATTTCTTTAATATATTTCATTCCCGTCGtccaatatataatatataacgtaatatataatttttatatatttgtattaaaaaaataaaaaaaatgatgtcATGTAAGATTAACgacaaaaagtacttttatattaaagtttttgataataattttataataaaaaataaaatttatatattaaattaataaatcaatGCAACATTAAAATTCTTAACaacactttaatttaattttttttaactttttgtatTCTCAATTGGTAATGATATATAATTCtaagaaatcaaaaataaaattaggatATATCTCACCTACGTACAAATATAACAgctatttaaaataataaaagctatctatctataccaatatataatagGAAAACACATGttctcatttattttttttatccttttttttattaaaaaatgaacTTACCTAcgaacaaaatttaaaaattgaaccaCTTCTAATAAAGAAAACACATACTACGTACTTAGGATTAATGacattctgaaattaagtttataaattatatttttatctttaactTTTCANNNNNNNNNNNNNNNNNNNNNNNNNNNNNNNNNNNNNNNNNatattttaaaattaaatttattaattatatttttatctttaatttttcatgatattttttaaaaattattaaatataaataattaatataaataacgtTATActataatcataataataatatataaataaaattacgtgaacaaaatattaataatttattattttttattagtatgTTTCATACATAATAGCCTATAATACAATAGTATATAAGTGATCAATATATTATTAAAGGACAATGACTGAtagtatataaaatataattgttTTATTAATAGTTATTCCAATGGACAATAGTATTTAAACTATAAAGAAACATAAATCATTATTAACTAAAGTTATTGAAATAATTAAATCTACAACACATGatttacatattttttaagtccaatatttatttttttttaaaaattacataTAAACGTGTACTCATTAATCAAATGTATACCGATATATAATAAACTATACATAATGGTTAAAAAATTACAagagttattattttttattttctgtgaTAAAAATAGCCCTACATAAATAAAGATTAGttccttttattttataaagATTAATTCCTTTTATTATCAACATAAACACAAAAAAACAAGAATACATTACAGTATAACAAATTAAATATTCTTTAATCATATCTTTGTATTCTTAATTGTCTTAATTGATGAAATACTCATCATATCATCAATTTAAGgtaataaattaacaaaataagtTAAAATATCTCACGCATTAATGGACGAAATTCAAACCTTTGAGAAAaagtactataaaaaaatataatagaagcATAGAACAAACTATTTATATTATAATAAAGAAATCTAGATCAATtctaaaataattaaagttaTCGATATTTTATTTCTTGCAAtcaaaattaactaatataatattatgataactaattcttctcttatGAGTTTAATTATGCTTATTTTATTTATTGCTCTTTAAAAATATAGGTACCGAAATATATGGTAACGGAGCTGGTCCAAGTAATAGATCATCTGGTTAGTATCTTTATATGCTTTAAACATGTAAATACATCGATATAAGTTAATTTGTCTGCACATCAAATCTTCTTAACGTATAATATTAACAAAATTAACTAACTTCATTAACACGCTTTATTTTATTGCTAAGCGCTAATATTCTGTTTTTTATCTCTGAAAAAGGTAGATAACATATGAATTTTGCATTGTTTTTAAATATAGGTGTACATCAAGACACCATTACAACTACTAATTCAAATTCTCAACCAATTGCTTCTTATGAACCAACTATAAACAATACTAGAAGTCATGCAAATATAAATGGTGAGTactctatttatatttttaatattttatcatcatcatcatataatAATCATTACTATATAAAATGTGATTAGTTAAACTTATTGTATTATTATGCTTATTAGTTATCGTAATAACAAAtgcatttttttatgtttattatatGTACTGCTTATTATATATACTGTAACCAAAATTctgaatttaataaaaaaatttaaattaaatacttaacaaataaaatatttaaaataattgatACATTCATGAAACTAATATAACTAACAATAACTATATAATAAAATTGTTGTAACAAcatatatcttttaaaattaagGAACAAAAACTGCACACAAAAAAATAAACACAAAAACAACAATTAATAGATACTACAAAAATATTGATGTCCTATTTCatgtatttaaaaataaactgtATAAATTATATgggtcctttttattataaggtcattaACATATTAAACATTTAATAAATGGTGAAATTTACAAATAGCACAAAGTGTTCTAATTTCTTAAAGATAAAAAAACCTAAACATTATATTAAAAGTTACAAGTCAACACGTAACTAAATAATGTAGATCTCAAATTAAAAACATAGATAACGGTATATACATTCTTATGAGTTATAAAAAATTTTCTTAATGAATCACTGATTTAAGTACTAACTCAAAAAAAATGCTACTACATCGTTTATCCAATAGCAAAAACTATGAGACATATAATATTATTTAGTGAtgcaaaataaattttaacatcGTTATAGTTACTAGGAAACTAGGAAATAAACCCTTGATGATAACAAgattatcaaattaaaatttaataatgtataaaatattataaacatAAACACCaccaaaaataacaaaataaaaaaaacaccaTGTATGttaaccataaaaaaatatttatgcaattttaaaaaatatcgtTAANNNNNNNNNNNNNNNNNNNNNNNNNNNNNNNNNNNNNNNNNNNNNNNNNNNNNNNNTATTAGTTTAGGCaatagaaaaatatagaaaaagacaCGACATTTTTAAAACTTGCGTTTAATTTTGAAAACACAAACCTCAATTGAAAAGTTGTATATATATTCTTTGTTCACCCTTGATTTCACTAtctaaaataatatgaaataattaataaattctaCCCGAGTACCTAACCATACAATTATTGGCACATGTAGGAAAAGAAATCTATaacattattatattttaatattccTATGCGAGTGCAGAAATTAGACACCATGTCCGAACATCCCACAATTGTGCTCGAAATTTTCAAGCGAATACAACAGTGCTTCAAACTACACTGCCTCCTACAAGGACATGTACACACTGTAATGCACGTCTGTTTCACCATGAAACATTTGACATGTGTTGCAATGGAGGAAAAGTCTCTTTGCCCCAAGTAAATGCTCCTCAGGAATTACTTGAGATCTTCTTAGACCCTTCTGCAGAAGGGAACCATTTTAGGAAACACATTCGTGGTTACAATCATGTTTTTTCATTCACTTCGTGTGGTGTACACATAGACGAACAATTAGCTTCAGCAAGTCATGGTATATATACATTCCGTGCTCAAGGATCAATGTACCACAGTATAGGAGGATTTCATCCGGATCAGGGGGCGCGGCCACGCTTCTTGCAACTATATATATACGATACTGATCACGAGTTACAAAATAGGATGCAGGAGAACACACAACTGCATGAAAGATTGGTTTTGAAGCTACAACAATTGTTGCACCGATATAATCCTTTTATCCATGTATTCCGCCAGCTTGCACAACGACTAGATGTGCAAGAGTGTAGTTTGGTGATCAGAGAGCGACCTGCTAATCAACCACAATACAGTCTCCCAACTGCTTCACAAGTAGCAGCCATAATAGTCGGTGATGATATTGAAACAATGGTGCGAGGACGGGATATCAAGGTTCAAACCCATGCTGGTAACCTCAGAAGGATTCAAGAGTTTGTTGGGTATTACGATCCACTACAATATCCTCTTCTTTTTCCATTTGGAACCCATGGATGGGATATAAATACTCGAACTCAACGTGGAAACAAAGTATCATGCCGGACATATTATAGCCATATGCTCCAGGTACAAACTCCTATATATTTGTTACATCATTTATAGACTTCCGTAGATGATAGTTTGTACCAATAAATCATTTCACAATTTCTAACAATTTTCTATAATCCTCAATATTCGTAGATCCGCCCCAATGATCACTCAACAGTTTTGCAAGCGGGGCGACTTCTTCAACAATATGTTGTTGACAACTATGTGAAAATGGAAACAGGCAAGTTAAGATGGGTTCGACAAAGACAAAGGGAACTTCGAGCTGAATTGTATCAAGGCTTGCAAGATGCTTTGCACACAGGAGAGAATAATGCTGGTAATTACTCAACTTAACGGTCACATGATTGATCATTACGTGTTCCTAAATTTAAACTTTAAAACTAATAATACTTTTCTCTAAAATCTGTTTTAGAAAATGTTGGCAGAAGAACGATATTACCATCGTCGTTCGTGGGCAGTCGTCGAGACATGACTCAACGGTACGAGGATGGAATGGCTATTGTTCTTAAAGAAGGCAAACCGGATATTTTTCTAACTATGACATGCAATCCATCATGGTCAGAAATAGCTTCGGAACTCAGTCCTACTCAAACTCCACAGGATCGTCCGGATCTAACAACTAGGATTTTCAGATCCAAGTTCGAACAATTAAAACAGGATGTTATTACCAAAGGTGTATTGGGAAAGGTGAAAAGTTATATTTATGTCACCGAATTTCAGAAAAGAGGATTGCCACACGTACATATGTTGCTAATCTTAGAAAACAATGACAAATTGAGTGATCCTGACATTTACCAGCTCTAACCTCGGACAACGACAACGACAACTTCATGCCTAGAATTATTCAAGAAGAAATGTCCATCGAAGTTCCTCAAGAAGACCTGTGTTCTATAGAAAGATTGAATCATGACCAGTCTGCAGCTTTCAGGTGCATTATGAATACAATTGATCGAAGAGAGAGTGGAGTGTTCTTCGTGGATGGACCAGGAGGAGCAGGTAAGACATTTCTTTACAGAGCTATAATTGCAGACTTAAGAAGTAAAGGACATATTGTCTTGGTAACTGCGTCCTCAGGAATAGCTGCAACTTTACTGCCTGGTGGTCGAACAGCTCATTCTAGATTTAAGATCCCAATCAATGCAGATCCATCCTCCACGTGCAATATAAGTAAACAATCTGATCTTGCAAAACTGATTAGGCAGACGACCGCGATAATTTGGGATGAAGCGCCAATGACTAATAAAGCGACAATGGAATCACTGGACCGCACATTACGAGACATCTTAGAAAATAATACTCCATTTGGAGGGAAGGTGATGGTTATGGGAGGGGATTTTCGCCAAGTACTACCTGTTGTGCCGAAAGGAAGTAAGTCCCAAATGATTTCAGCTTCTATTGTTAAATCACATTTGTGGGCATTCACCAAAATTCTTCACTTGCGACAAAATATGCGATCTCTTAATGATCGTGATTTTGCGGAGTATCTTATGCGCATAGGGGATGGGATTGAGTCTACCATATGTGAAGACTTGGTACAAATAGAAGTAGGCATGGCAATACCATGGGAAGGTGAGGCATCGTTACACAAATTAATAGAAGAAACCTTTCCAAATTTGCAATCTCATGGGTGGGATGCATCTTATATGGTGGAGAGGGCGATATTGACACCCAAGAACCATGATGTGCAACAGCTTAATGATATAGTCATCAACCAATTTCCGGGAGACGAACGAATTTTAGCATCCTTTGATGAAGTAGAAGGAGATACAAATAATCTGTATCAACAAGAATATCTTAACTCGATCTCCACAGGTGGATTGCCACCTCATATGTTGAAGGTAAAAAAAGGTGCTCCTCTGATGTTACTGAGAAACATAGATCCTAAGGCAGGCTTATGCAATGGCACAAGGCTACTGTGTCGAGGAACTTTTCAAAATATGTTAGACGTGGAAATCTTAACAGGCCATCACTCTGGAAAAAGAGCTTTTCTGCCTCGGATAAAACACAAAACAACTGAGAACTCAGGACTACCCTTTGTGCTTATTAGAAAACAATTTCCTGTAAGGTTGAGTTTTGCCTTGACGATAAATAAATCACAAGGGCAAACTATCCCTAAGGTAGGGATCTATCTCCCTAAACATGTGTTCAGCCATGGTCAATTATACGTTGCTCTATCTCGAAGTATTTCTCAGTCAACCACAAAAATCTTAGTCAAAGAAGGAACAGTAGATGGAAAAAGGGGACAATTCACAAAGAATGTGGTGTTCAAAGAAATTTTGTTACCTGCACCTCAGGTAATTTATGTCCTTGGCAAATATGTGAGCCTTTTTACAAGTATAATCCGTGTATTATGTAATTTTATCATTACAATATCAACATTGGAATAGATAGTTTTGTTCACTAATTTTAACAACTAATGACTAAGATTTTTAACAGATAAATTGATATCAAGAGAGCTCATCAGCATATTAAAAGAGATAAGCGAAAAGAACTGGAACCTCTACTTATCCCAACAGGTATGCACCAACTACGATTCAcatatataaatcataaaaattatgtCATACATCCTTAAAATATATCATTATtggttttttaataaattatagtttgcaatgtttgtATATACATTGAAaagaattcaaaatttgatttctttaAATGTTgctatcaattttataattttagcaataaaattataaaaattaaaattttaaaactaataaaaggTAGAAGTATATCTTATTTGGGATATATCATTACTTAATTCTAAAGTAATATATATAGGACACTACTGCAATATATTGTGATACATATATGCAATAAATTACAGGAAACAGGATTTCAATCGTTATGAAATACATGGAAGGATGAGCAATCAATTGCATCAATGAGACCAATCGACAATAAAGTAAGGATTACATAATTAATGATAGTGACAACTACACTGATGATACATATTTTTGTTTTAGTGTTACTGATCAAACGTGCAATTGACACAGGTTCATCCAATCAAAATTTATTCTATTGGTTGGGGAGGTACAGTTAAAGCAGACAAAACTCAACTATGGAAGATGGTAAAAAGAGAAATAttggaacaaaaaaataaaaggtaATGCAATAAACTTTTGTTACATAATAAATATTTCCATCTATTTCGTCCTATATACCAACTATGTTAAAACTTTAACTCTTTTTTTTCAGCCATGAACTTAGAAGAACACAACTAACTCATTTCGAACCAAAACAATATCATTGCAggtaattattattaaaaaaaattcctaACAAAAAAAGAtgtaatttcatttaatttacattttgtcAATGATAAACAAGGATTAATGTCATTTCTTTTGTCCTTTCAGAAAGTTCAATGCAAAACAAGATGTCACAATTCTACAGGTTTTAATTAAATTCTTCTCTAT is from Arachis ipaensis cultivar K30076 chromosome B01, Araip1.1, whole genome shotgun sequence and encodes:
- the LOC110266731 gene encoding protein MAIN-LIKE 2-like; its protein translation is MPLHDRIIPYLERAGLYHLVRLNARWFWLDESLVSAFIERWRPETHTFHMPFGECTITLQDVAYQLGLPVDGLLVSGCLTDFEKLMEEGKPAWEWVLSNDATEDTVCKYARAYIMMLLSRWATYLPTSDRKERVIQCRLLLDRLGDRDFVWEPYASLDVMAVVHPEIPIEEHSRLWRACTCLIYFAVIEWHQVDRVLPQLGGVQHESDPASNIDWLHAKDGRDGDRWPSAEFLRWWYRVAHRFLSPDSLIAYPRPEKISQDVVQRGSSQAPSRFLMPDVPDNRRVERRRRLGTRAIDWKWRWLDEMIQDDIASGDGVGHVDHRVRRGRPQRRGGASGVASGGPGDRPTEQAGTGSQEVPFTHVLSS